In a genomic window of Streptomyces pristinaespiralis:
- a CDS encoding YhjD/YihY/BrkB family envelope integrity protein, whose product MTGRDRPGRDAHGRGFPDRQWKTAARRARDSGAGTLWSRLSALDFLGNSFQLAALSLLCFFPFLIVLAAAVGRDAATTLAGWLGLSRQAAQAVASLFPEGEPPGSLTVAGVAMLLLGAVAVAGILQSWYQRLFDVPSRGWRDLPSQLCWLALLLAYGAAQALAGGSLDAPASRGLFGLATATCFWWATMYVFLVPAVSWRSLLPSAVVTAVCWTGLGLFSARYFSAAIVANSEKYGPIGVVMIIMSWLVAVGVVIHLGVVVGRMYQERRSAARR is encoded by the coding sequence ATGACAGGCCGCGACAGGCCGGGCAGAGATGCGCACGGCAGGGGTTTTCCGGACCGGCAGTGGAAGACCGCCGCCCGTCGTGCACGGGACAGCGGGGCGGGCACGCTGTGGAGCCGGCTCTCCGCGCTCGACTTCCTCGGCAACTCCTTCCAGCTCGCCGCTCTCTCACTGCTGTGCTTCTTCCCCTTCCTCATCGTCCTGGCGGCCGCGGTCGGACGTGACGCCGCCACGACGCTCGCCGGCTGGCTGGGACTGAGTCGGCAGGCGGCCCAGGCTGTGGCGTCACTCTTCCCGGAAGGGGAGCCACCGGGCTCCCTCACCGTGGCGGGCGTCGCCATGCTGCTCCTCGGTGCCGTGGCCGTCGCCGGCATCCTGCAAAGCTGGTACCAGAGGCTCTTCGACGTACCGAGCCGCGGCTGGCGGGACCTTCCGTCACAGCTCTGCTGGCTCGCGCTCCTGCTGGCCTACGGTGCCGCGCAGGCCCTGGCAGGCGGATCACTCGATGCGCCCGCATCGCGGGGCCTGTTCGGTCTCGCCACGGCGACCTGCTTCTGGTGGGCGACCATGTACGTGTTCCTCGTGCCCGCCGTGTCGTGGCGCTCGCTCCTGCCCTCGGCCGTTGTCACGGCTGTGTGCTGGACGGGTCTGGGACTCTTCTCCGCCCGCTACTTCTCCGCTGCGATCGTGGCGAACAGCGAGAAGTACGGCCCCATCGGCGTCGTCATGATCATCATGTCCTGGCTGGTGGCGGTGGGAGTGGTCATCCACCTCGGAGTGGTCGTCGGCCGCATGTACCAGGAACGCCGCTCCGCGGCGCGTCGATGA
- a CDS encoding DUF7144 family membrane protein has product MTATHTRQADSTKQEVASGLTVVGGVLLMIVGVLDICRGIMAIAEDDIFVTTPDYVFEFDLTGWGWIHVALGALAVLISLGLVRAATWARIAGVAIAALVIIANFLSLPYYPIWSVVMIAMSAFIIWALCVVRRDESFDTHRRSPGDR; this is encoded by the coding sequence ATGACCGCGACACACACACGACAGGCAGACAGCACGAAGCAGGAAGTCGCGAGCGGTCTGACAGTGGTCGGGGGCGTCCTGCTCATGATCGTCGGTGTGCTCGACATCTGTCGGGGCATCATGGCGATCGCCGAGGACGACATCTTCGTCACCACACCCGACTACGTCTTCGAGTTCGACCTGACCGGCTGGGGCTGGATCCACGTCGCCCTGGGCGCGCTCGCCGTGCTCATCAGCCTCGGGCTGGTCCGCGCCGCGACGTGGGCACGCATCGCCGGCGTCGCCATCGCCGCACTCGTCATCATCGCGAACTTCCTGTCCCTGCCGTACTACCCGATCTGGTCCGTCGTGATGATCGCGATGTCGGCCTTCATCATCTGGGCACTGTGCGTGGTCCGGCGCGACGAGTCCTTCGACACCCACCGTCGCTCACCTGGCGACAGGTGA
- a CDS encoding HdeD family acid-resistance protein — protein MTASPDPAPRTGPEHMAGTEIPRPAGDPATVLARLGRSWTWLLGSAAATLVPGVLVLVWPEGTLHVVAVLIGLYLLVTGAFRFVAVFGREEHGERLVGLLVAILYILAGVLCLRNPLQTIAALSLIVGGVWLVSGVLTLYTAITARDLPHRGVVLVLAVLGIVAGIVVLALPMESARALTRLLGLWLVLLGLAEGAVALAWRGALRKASTTSTHGPAAAA, from the coding sequence ATGACCGCATCGCCTGATCCGGCACCGCGCACCGGACCGGAACACATGGCAGGCACGGAGATCCCCCGCCCGGCGGGCGACCCCGCGACCGTGCTGGCACGCCTCGGCCGTTCGTGGACCTGGCTCCTGGGCTCCGCGGCGGCGACGCTGGTGCCCGGTGTCCTCGTACTGGTGTGGCCGGAGGGGACCCTGCACGTCGTGGCGGTCCTCATCGGCCTGTATTTGCTGGTCACCGGGGCGTTCCGGTTCGTGGCCGTCTTCGGGCGGGAGGAGCACGGTGAACGGCTCGTCGGGCTGCTCGTAGCGATTCTGTACATCCTGGCCGGGGTGCTGTGCCTGCGGAACCCGCTGCAGACCATCGCCGCTCTCTCGCTGATCGTCGGCGGTGTCTGGCTCGTTTCCGGTGTCCTGACCCTCTACACGGCCATCACCGCCAGGGACCTCCCCCACCGCGGCGTCGTCCTGGTCCTCGCGGTCCTCGGCATCGTCGCGGGGATCGTGGTGCTCGCCCTGCCCATGGAGTCGGCCCGCGCCCTGACCCGGCTGCTCGGCCTGTGGCTCGTCCTGCTCGGCCTCGCCGAGGGGGCGGTCGCCCTCGCGTGGCGGGGCGCGCTCAGAAAGGCGAGCACGACAAGCACGCACGGTCCTGCCGCAGCGGCCTGA
- a CDS encoding DUF2252 domain-containing protein gives MTVPSGFTASLPLSERAAHGRNARRRASRSCHGWYETARQRPDPIEVIEQQSKERVPELVPIRYGRMLESPFRFYRGAAAIMAADLAPLPNTGLQVQLCGDAHPLNFRLLASPERRLVFDINDFDETLPGPFEWDVKRLAAGFVTAARANGFSVKEQNRTVRACVSAYRERMSEFAGKRTLDVWYAQDDADHLRELMASSMDKEAGRRTDEATARARTRTHLRAFAKLTRVTAEGRRIAPDPPLITPLGQLDASGTGREVELQSLVDGYARTLPYERRHLLRHYRLVDMARKVVGVGSVGTRCWVLLLLGRDDDDPLLLQAKEAQESVLAPHVGGERYDNQGRRVVTGQRLMQTAGDIFLGWTHVVGLDGQGRDFYVRQLWDWKGIARPETMGPGLLSLFGRLCGASLARAHARSGDPVAIAAYLGGSDRFDRALTEFAQGYADQNERDFGAMEVACRSGRIRAESL, from the coding sequence ATGACCGTACCCAGTGGTTTCACCGCGTCCCTGCCCCTGTCCGAGCGGGCGGCCCACGGCAGGAACGCGCGCAGGCGGGCATCACGTTCATGCCACGGCTGGTACGAGACGGCACGGCAACGACCGGATCCCATCGAGGTGATAGAGCAGCAATCAAAGGAGCGCGTACCGGAGTTGGTGCCGATCCGCTACGGCCGCATGCTGGAGTCGCCCTTCCGTTTCTACCGCGGCGCGGCAGCGATCATGGCGGCGGACCTGGCACCCCTTCCGAACACAGGGCTGCAGGTGCAGCTCTGCGGGGACGCCCATCCGCTGAACTTCAGACTGCTCGCTTCGCCGGAGCGACGTCTGGTCTTCGACATCAACGACTTCGACGAGACCCTGCCCGGGCCGTTCGAATGGGACGTCAAGCGCCTGGCGGCCGGCTTCGTGACGGCGGCACGGGCGAACGGCTTCTCGGTCAAGGAGCAGAACAGAACGGTGCGGGCATGCGTGAGCGCGTACCGGGAGCGGATGAGCGAGTTCGCCGGCAAGCGCACCCTGGACGTCTGGTACGCCCAGGACGACGCCGACCATCTGCGGGAACTGATGGCCTCGTCGATGGACAAGGAGGCCGGGCGCCGTACCGACGAGGCCACGGCGCGCGCCCGCACGCGTACGCATCTGAGGGCGTTCGCGAAGCTCACCCGCGTCACGGCCGAGGGCCGGCGCATCGCACCGGACCCGCCGCTGATCACTCCGCTCGGTCAGCTCGACGCGTCCGGGACCGGGCGGGAGGTGGAGCTCCAGAGCCTCGTGGACGGGTACGCACGCACCTTGCCGTACGAACGCCGCCACCTGTTGCGGCACTACCGTCTGGTGGACATGGCCCGGAAGGTGGTGGGCGTCGGCAGTGTCGGCACGCGCTGCTGGGTGCTGCTTCTGCTCGGCAGGGACGACGACGATCCCCTGCTGCTGCAGGCCAAGGAGGCCCAGGAGTCGGTCCTGGCCCCCCACGTGGGCGGCGAACGCTACGACAACCAGGGCCGCCGGGTGGTGACCGGCCAGCGCCTGATGCAGACGGCCGGCGACATCTTCCTGGGCTGGACCCACGTCGTGGGCCTCGACGGGCAGGGCCGCGACTTCTACGTGCGCCAGCTGTGGGACTGGAAGGGCATCGCACGGCCGGAGACGATGGGACCGGGTCTGCTCTCCCTCTTCGGCCGCTTGTGCGGGGCGTCCCTGGCGCGGGCCCACGCCCGGTCGGGAGATCCCGTCGCCATCGCCGCCTATCTGGGCGGCAGCGACCGCTTCGACCGTGCGCTCACCGAGTTCGCCCAGGGCTACGCCGACCAGAACGAGCGGGACTTCGGGGCGATGGAGGTCGCCTGCCGCTCCGGCAGGATCAGGGCGGAAAGTCTTTAG
- a CDS encoding potassium channel family protein: protein MSDPEAARTDHIRPVSVTGRRGRRLRPDRRAAVAALARAVFIVAALLTAYFLLPLKERGTAGGAALFACGLLALLLVFAGEVRMIVRSPYPRLKAVEALAATLVLFLVLFAGGYYLLDDSSPGSFSEPLTRTDALYFALTTFSTVGFGDINARSQAGRVMTMLQMAGGLLLVGVAARVLASAVQAGLLRQRREPPGEPDAGADTTTEREAGP, encoded by the coding sequence ATGAGCGATCCCGAGGCAGCCCGGACGGATCACATCCGACCGGTATCCGTCACGGGCCGGCGCGGTCGGCGGCTCCGCCCCGATCGGCGGGCCGCGGTCGCGGCCCTCGCCCGTGCGGTGTTCATCGTCGCCGCCCTCCTCACGGCCTACTTCCTGCTGCCTTTGAAGGAGCGCGGCACGGCCGGTGGGGCGGCGCTGTTCGCATGCGGACTCCTGGCGCTCCTGCTGGTGTTCGCGGGGGAGGTGCGGATGATCGTGCGATCGCCCTACCCGCGCCTGAAGGCCGTCGAGGCCCTGGCTGCCACGCTGGTGTTGTTCCTGGTCCTCTTCGCCGGTGGCTACTACCTGCTGGACGACTCCAGCCCGGGGTCCTTCAGCGAGCCGCTGACCAGGACGGACGCCCTGTACTTCGCGCTGACCACGTTCAGCACCGTCGGCTTCGGGGACATCAACGCACGCTCCCAGGCCGGGCGGGTGATGACGATGCTGCAGATGGCGGGAGGGCTGCTGCTCGTGGGCGTCGCCGCACGGGTGCTGGCGAGCGCGGTTCAGGCCGGGCTGCTCCGGCAGCGCCGTGAACCGCCGGGGGAGCCGGATGCCGGAGCAGACACGACGACCGAGCGAGAGGCCGGACCATGA
- a CDS encoding glycoside hydrolase family 15 protein — protein MSNYPPIADHGLVGDLQTAALIAADGTVDWWCTPRFDSPSVFASLLDSDRGGHCRLAVDVDDKVTVRQLYMPDTAVLVTRYMAPDGVGEVLDFMEPDPSTTPSAQHRLVRVARVVRGSLPFELICRPRFDYGRAVHSLDHLDDGSVVFHGPDTDLHLQATAPIALRPDGTDVTARFTLHAGERAAIVLTSDSGDAAGRSGRPGGPAPDDEAITTVFDACRAFWLTWLRSCRYRGRWHEMVVRSAITLKLLTYAPTGAPIAAPTMGLPEQIGGERNWDYRYTWIRDASLSVRALIDLGFTDEAQAYRRWLRERLDATATASGEPLQIMYRVDGEPHLTEEDLGHLEGYRLSAPVRAGNAAADQIQLDIYGEAAYALAQVGDIGGIRGWKAFAGLLDWLADHWDRPDEGIWETRGGRQDFTYSRLMTWVAFDRGVKLATTHSRPADLGHWAAVRDTVFRQIVDRGWSEKRRAFVQNYDSDVLDASLLLMPRVGFLAPNDPDWLTTLDAMDEELVSDSLVYRYDPAASPDGLQGSEGTFNLCSFLYVQALAKAGRVDQARYAFDKMLTYANHVGLFAEEIGPSGEQLGNFPQAFTHLALVDAAIALDEELDRAESRGR, from the coding sequence ATGAGCAACTACCCCCCGATCGCCGACCACGGGCTCGTCGGCGACCTGCAGACCGCCGCACTGATCGCCGCCGACGGCACGGTCGACTGGTGGTGCACCCCGAGGTTCGACTCTCCGAGCGTGTTCGCCTCGCTCCTCGACAGCGACCGCGGCGGCCACTGCCGGCTGGCCGTCGACGTCGACGACAAGGTCACCGTCCGCCAGCTGTACATGCCGGACACCGCCGTCCTGGTGACCCGTTACATGGCCCCGGACGGCGTCGGCGAAGTCCTCGACTTCATGGAGCCCGACCCCTCCACGACCCCCTCCGCCCAGCACCGCCTGGTGCGGGTGGCGCGGGTGGTGCGCGGCAGTCTGCCGTTCGAACTGATCTGCCGGCCGCGCTTCGACTACGGCCGCGCCGTGCACTCCCTGGACCACCTCGACGACGGATCAGTCGTCTTCCACGGCCCCGACACGGACCTCCACCTTCAGGCCACCGCCCCGATCGCCCTCCGCCCGGACGGCACCGATGTCACCGCCCGCTTCACCCTGCACGCCGGCGAACGGGCAGCGATCGTCCTCACCAGCGACAGCGGCGACGCCGCCGGCCGCAGCGGGCGCCCCGGCGGCCCGGCCCCCGACGACGAGGCGATCACCACCGTCTTCGACGCCTGCCGCGCGTTCTGGCTGACCTGGCTGCGCTCATGCCGCTACCGCGGCCGCTGGCACGAGATGGTCGTACGATCCGCGATCACCCTCAAACTCCTCACCTACGCCCCCACCGGCGCCCCGATCGCCGCCCCCACGATGGGCCTCCCCGAGCAGATCGGCGGCGAACGCAACTGGGACTACCGCTACACCTGGATCCGCGACGCCTCCCTCTCCGTCCGCGCGCTGATCGACCTCGGTTTCACCGACGAGGCACAGGCCTACCGCCGCTGGCTGCGCGAACGCCTCGACGCCACGGCCACCGCGTCCGGCGAACCACTCCAGATCATGTACCGCGTCGACGGCGAACCCCACCTGACGGAAGAGGATCTCGGACACCTGGAGGGATACCGTCTGTCCGCACCGGTGAGGGCCGGAAACGCCGCCGCCGACCAGATCCAGCTCGACATCTACGGCGAGGCCGCCTACGCGCTCGCCCAGGTCGGCGACATCGGCGGCATCCGCGGCTGGAAGGCCTTCGCCGGCCTCCTGGACTGGCTGGCCGACCACTGGGACCGCCCCGACGAGGGCATCTGGGAGACCCGCGGCGGCCGCCAGGACTTCACCTACAGCCGCCTCATGACCTGGGTGGCCTTCGACCGCGGCGTCAAGCTCGCCACCACCCACTCCCGCCCGGCCGACCTCGGCCACTGGGCCGCCGTCCGCGACACCGTCTTCCGTCAGATCGTGGACCGTGGCTGGAGCGAGAAGCGCCGCGCCTTCGTCCAGAACTACGACTCGGACGTCCTCGACGCCTCCCTGCTCCTCATGCCCCGCGTCGGATTCCTCGCCCCGAACGACCCCGACTGGCTGACCACCCTCGACGCCATGGACGAGGAACTCGTCAGCGACAGCCTCGTCTACCGCTACGACCCGGCCGCTTCCCCCGACGGGCTGCAGGGCTCCGAGGGCACCTTCAATCTGTGCAGCTTCCTCTACGTCCAGGCCCTCGCCAAGGCCGGCCGCGTCGACCAGGCCCGTTACGCCTTCGACAAGATGCTCACTTATGCCAACCACGTCGGTCTCTTCGCCGAGGAGATCGGGCCTTCCGGCGAGCAACTGGGGAACTTCCCCCAGGCATTCACCCACCTGGCCCTCGTCGACGCCGCCATCGCGCTCGACGAGGAACTCGACCGGGCAGAATCCAGAGGCCGATGA
- a CDS encoding helix-turn-helix transcriptional regulator: MAETDENALGPAGPIAPGTDPLGDPFLRTRIALPTRPATYLRRQRLVRHLDQALRTPLTLVNGAAGAGKTLLTADWAAGLRQPVAWLTAEAGDRGPGMFWAYLLQALRACGAPLSGAVGIPAEAAQVPRKLLTTLAAGLSERDRPVVVVLDEYDRVTDPEIAQQLEYVLHHSGQGMRLVIVTRTEPLLPLHRYRAAGQLTEIRAAELAFTPEEAVALLDLHGLSLPLHAGRALVDRTGGWAAGLRLSALAARDSADPEVYLKEFEAGHSTVADFLLAEVHRRQTQETQDLLLRVSVLERFCPGLANALTRRTDAETILVKLHRENAFVEHLGHSWYRLHPLFGEILRAHLQVCLPGIEPELHRRAAQWLRRSGSLTETLAHGAASGNWGFTAGALVDDLAIGQLFTGLRSDGLDQLFSGMEPAATGPAPELVRAARDLSRYDTERGLFHLHHAKERLSCDAPDTAAAQLSCALLEALAARLTGSPERAENAAAAADRLQQEVPGHLLDKHPEFNALLMTHLGSTLLWAGRFEDARAALTTVTGSHGGSSTALPRQEAMGYLALIDYLNGWIGRAERKALAGAAEAERSGLPQPSASGIGLLVLAAVAVDRDELGRAQALLDETARLPSAVHDPVTAAGRAIAKDLLLLVRGNARAAVEARDPAVPAAVASPWAAGHEAVVASAAHLAEGRPERAAEVLQDVSGDQPACAVEAARMLLAAGRPGAALGLLDSIRTGARTGPAVTVRAALARAQAAEGAGDTATARRLVEQALLDARRERLRRPFLDARPWIRPLLSTEPLHELAADWLTPGPSRRGGPTAIDVPPPPLVAEKLSGRERDVLERLARMMSTEEIAADLYVSVNTVKTHLKSVYRKLAVSRRNEAVRRARELGLV; this comes from the coding sequence GTGGCAGAAACCGACGAGAACGCTCTGGGACCGGCCGGTCCGATCGCTCCGGGGACCGATCCTCTGGGGGACCCGTTTCTGCGCACACGGATCGCGCTGCCGACGAGGCCCGCCACCTACCTGCGACGGCAACGCCTCGTCCGGCACCTCGACCAGGCCCTCCGGACGCCCTTGACCCTCGTCAACGGAGCCGCCGGCGCGGGCAAGACCTTGCTGACCGCCGACTGGGCCGCCGGCCTGCGGCAGCCCGTCGCCTGGCTGACCGCTGAAGCGGGGGACCGTGGCCCCGGGATGTTCTGGGCGTACCTCCTCCAGGCTCTGCGTGCGTGCGGTGCGCCGCTCTCCGGCGCGGTAGGGATCCCGGCGGAGGCCGCCCAAGTGCCCCGCAAGCTGCTGACCACGCTCGCCGCCGGTCTGAGCGAGCGTGACCGGCCGGTGGTCGTGGTGCTCGATGAGTACGACCGCGTGACCGACCCCGAGATCGCTCAGCAACTGGAGTACGTCCTGCACCACTCCGGTCAGGGCATGCGCCTGGTCATCGTCACCCGCACCGAGCCACTGCTTCCGCTGCACCGTTATCGGGCGGCCGGTCAGCTGACGGAGATCCGTGCGGCGGAGCTGGCCTTCACCCCCGAGGAGGCCGTCGCCCTGCTGGACCTGCACGGTCTGAGCCTGCCCCTCCACGCCGGGCGCGCCTTGGTGGACCGCACGGGGGGCTGGGCCGCCGGTCTGCGCCTGTCCGCCCTCGCGGCGCGCGACAGCGCCGATCCGGAGGTCTATCTGAAGGAGTTCGAGGCGGGACACAGTACCGTCGCGGACTTCCTCCTGGCCGAGGTGCACAGGCGGCAGACACAGGAGACGCAGGACCTCCTGCTGCGCGTGAGCGTCCTGGAGCGATTCTGTCCCGGCCTGGCCAACGCACTGACCCGACGGACCGACGCCGAGACCATTCTGGTCAAGCTGCATCGCGAGAACGCGTTCGTCGAGCACCTCGGGCACTCGTGGTACCGGCTCCACCCGCTGTTCGGGGAGATACTCCGGGCCCATCTGCAGGTCTGCCTCCCCGGCATCGAGCCCGAACTCCACCGACGGGCCGCGCAGTGGCTGCGCCGTTCCGGATCCCTCACGGAGACGCTTGCCCACGGCGCAGCCTCGGGGAACTGGGGCTTCACGGCCGGCGCCCTCGTCGACGACCTGGCGATCGGACAACTCTTCACCGGCCTGCGCTCGGACGGCCTCGACCAGCTGTTCTCCGGGATGGAACCCGCTGCCACCGGCCCCGCGCCCGAGCTCGTCCGGGCGGCCCGCGACCTGTCCCGGTACGACACCGAGCGCGGACTGTTCCACCTGCACCACGCCAAGGAGCGGCTCTCCTGCGACGCACCCGACACGGCGGCCGCGCAGCTGAGCTGTGCGCTGCTGGAGGCCCTGGCGGCGCGGCTGACCGGTTCTCCCGAACGGGCCGAGAACGCCGCGGCGGCCGCCGATCGGCTCCAGCAGGAGGTCCCCGGGCACCTCCTGGACAAGCATCCCGAATTCAACGCTCTCCTGATGACGCATCTGGGCTCCACGCTCCTGTGGGCCGGCCGCTTCGAGGACGCACGTGCCGCGCTGACCACCGTGACCGGCAGTCACGGCGGATCGTCGACCGCGCTGCCACGTCAGGAAGCGATGGGGTACCTGGCACTGATCGACTATCTGAACGGCTGGATCGGCAGGGCGGAGCGCAAGGCTCTCGCGGGTGCCGCCGAGGCCGAGCGGTCCGGTCTGCCCCAGCCGAGCGCCTCCGGCATCGGGCTTCTGGTGCTGGCCGCCGTGGCTGTCGACCGTGACGAGCTGGGCCGGGCCCAGGCCCTCCTCGACGAGACGGCCCGGCTGCCCTCCGCGGTGCACGATCCGGTGACGGCGGCGGGGCGGGCCATCGCAAAGGATCTTCTCCTGCTGGTTCGCGGCAACGCACGTGCCGCCGTCGAGGCGAGGGACCCGGCCGTCCCCGCCGCCGTGGCCTCCCCCTGGGCGGCCGGCCATGAGGCAGTGGTCGCCTCCGCCGCGCACCTGGCAGAGGGACGGCCCGAGAGGGCCGCCGAGGTGCTTCAGGACGTGTCCGGCGACCAGCCGGCGTGCGCCGTGGAAGCCGCGCGGATGCTGCTCGCCGCGGGCCGGCCAGGGGCTGCCCTCGGTCTGCTGGACAGCATCCGCACCGGGGCCCGGACCGGCCCGGCTGTGACCGTTCGGGCAGCGCTGGCCAGGGCCCAGGCCGCGGAGGGGGCAGGGGACACGGCCACCGCCCGCAGGCTCGTCGAGCAGGCCCTCCTCGACGCCCGGCGCGAGCGGCTCAGAAGACCGTTCCTCGATGCCCGCCCATGGATCCGGCCCCTCCTGTCCACCGAGCCTCTCCATGAACTGGCCGCGGACTGGCTCACGCCCGGTCCCTCGCGACGCGGCGGACCGACCGCGATCGACGTGCCGCCCCCTCCCCTCGTCGCGGAGAAGCTGAGTGGCCGCGAGCGCGACGTGCTGGAGCGGCTGGCCCGGATGATGTCGACCGAGGAGATCGCCGCCGACCTTTATGTGTCGGTGAACACGGTGAAGACCCACCTCAAGAGCGTCTACCGCAAGCTGGCCGTGAGTCGGCGCAACGAAGCGGTGCGCCGCGCGCGCGAGCTGGGCCTGGTGTGA
- a CDS encoding SHOCT domain-containing protein yields MSAQTYLAYDYPLLSVFWSMLVFFLWIMWFVLLFRIVTDIFRDDALSGWAKAGWLVFTVLLPFLGVFVYVIARGRNMGRRETEHARAQREAFDTYVREAAGGKGRPSSVDELSRLSEIRARGDITDEEFSRAKDLILTGHGPAGGPDSATRATTSGR; encoded by the coding sequence ATGAGCGCGCAGACCTACCTGGCGTACGACTATCCCCTGCTGAGCGTCTTCTGGAGCATGCTCGTCTTCTTCCTGTGGATCATGTGGTTCGTCCTGCTCTTCCGCATCGTCACCGACATCTTCCGTGACGACGCGCTGAGCGGGTGGGCGAAGGCCGGCTGGCTGGTGTTCACCGTCCTCCTGCCCTTCCTGGGCGTCTTCGTCTACGTGATCGCGCGCGGCAGGAACATGGGCCGCCGGGAGACGGAGCACGCCCGAGCCCAACGGGAAGCGTTCGACACCTACGTCAGGGAGGCTGCGGGCGGCAAGGGCCGTCCCAGCAGCGTCGACGAACTCTCCAGGCTGTCCGAGATCCGCGCCCGCGGCGACATCACGGACGAGGAGTTCAGCAGGGCCAAGGACCTGATCCTGACCGGCCATGGGCCGGCCGGAGGCCCGGACAGCGCCACGCGGGCCACCACCTCCGGACGCTGA
- a CDS encoding diacylglycerol/lipid kinase family protein yields the protein MNDNPREGRSGWPQGSTGRARLAVLVLLGSILVPLVTAGLRSVLWVLVGLAGSALAAMGVWWALAHTGAVKALGVVLSVGAPVTVLALYATSGMLWAACLSLALWVLAVALARTALAPGPSVVEQPVAKAPQQPWILMNPRSGGGKVGRFRLVEKARAAHCRVALLDGHQDVAALAQQAVDEGADLLAVAGGDGTQALVAEVAARNDLPFVVIPAGTRNHFALDLGLDRDDPAAALEALTDAVEIRVDLGYAANRVFVNNASFGTYASVVADPAYRNAKAHTVSQALPGLLRGVDPSRLRMRADGTYTEGLQALLVSNNAYGRAVDAARPGRRERLDSGRLGVVCVRVDSAAQAARMVRGPRAGGLVRLSAENVVVEADTATLPVGIDGEHTVLPAPVVCHSAPGVLRVHLPRHRPGTPRTSGAAADWPRVARLALGRPAAPPSPAVPDALVPPNREEKP from the coding sequence ATGAACGACAACCCCCGAGAGGGCAGGAGCGGATGGCCGCAGGGCAGTACCGGACGGGCTCGCCTTGCCGTCCTCGTTCTGCTGGGAAGCATCCTGGTGCCGCTCGTCACGGCCGGTCTGCGGAGCGTGCTGTGGGTGCTGGTCGGCCTCGCCGGATCGGCCCTCGCCGCCATGGGAGTGTGGTGGGCCCTGGCGCACACCGGTGCGGTCAAGGCCCTCGGGGTCGTTCTGTCGGTGGGAGCGCCGGTGACGGTGCTCGCCCTGTATGCGACATCCGGCATGCTGTGGGCGGCCTGCTTGTCCCTGGCCCTGTGGGTGCTGGCCGTCGCCCTTGCGCGTACTGCCCTGGCACCCGGGCCCAGCGTCGTCGAACAGCCGGTGGCCAAGGCGCCCCAGCAGCCCTGGATCCTCATGAATCCGCGCTCCGGCGGCGGAAAGGTGGGCCGATTCCGCCTCGTGGAGAAGGCCCGGGCGGCACACTGCCGGGTTGCCCTCCTCGACGGACACCAGGACGTCGCCGCACTGGCGCAGCAGGCCGTCGACGAGGGAGCCGACCTGCTGGCGGTGGCGGGCGGTGACGGCACCCAGGCACTCGTGGCCGAGGTCGCCGCGCGCAACGACCTGCCGTTCGTGGTGATCCCCGCCGGGACGCGCAATCACTTCGCCCTCGATCTCGGCCTCGACCGCGACGATCCGGCGGCGGCCCTGGAGGCCCTCACCGACGCGGTCGAGATCCGCGTCGACCTCGGCTACGCCGCGAACCGGGTGTTCGTCAACAACGCGTCCTTCGGAACGTACGCATCCGTCGTCGCCGACCCCGCATACCGGAACGCGAAGGCCCACACGGTTTCCCAGGCCCTCCCCGGCCTCCTCAGGGGAGTCGACCCGTCCAGACTGCGGATGCGGGCGGACGGGACGTACACCGAAGGGCTCCAGGCGCTGCTCGTCAGCAACAACGCGTACGGGCGTGCCGTCGACGCGGCCCGCCCCGGACGCAGGGAGCGGCTCGACTCGGGGCGGCTCGGCGTGGTGTGCGTGCGGGTCGACAGCGCCGCTCAGGCGGCGCGCATGGTCCGCGGCCCGCGCGCCGGGGGACTCGTCCGGCTGAGCGCGGAAAACGTCGTCGTCGAAGCCGACACGGCCACCCTCCCCGTCGGCATCGACGGGGAACACACCGTGCTGCCCGCACCCGTCGTATGCCACAGCGCGCCCGGAGTGCTCCGCGTCCATCTGCCGCGGCATCGCCCCGGTACGCCACGCACGAGCGGAGCGGCGGCCGACTGGCCACGCGTGGCACGACTGGCGCTCGGCCGCCCCGCCGCGCCTCCGAGCCCGGCCGTGCCTGACGCGCTCGTCCCTCCGAACCGTGAGGAAAAGCCATGA